The Andrena cerasifolii isolate SP2316 chromosome 14, iyAndCera1_principal, whole genome shotgun sequence genome contains a region encoding:
- the LOC143376543 gene encoding uncharacterized protein LOC143376543: protein MSASYNLPSTESPHTSHQERTVAVTIPNEKKKKIQKKKRIQTNPRTPARETRDGRKVDECNLAPIACVVKELKATNESLKSLQTQLELAYASTACSGAAVAGGVAVLGLGSVSGTGGTVLGGSVAVPGGVPGSTTLTAIMETKDARIQTLENEVELLETELQRIKECGGKLREQLLKATAVPSGGAGVQQQLQQTPTQQQLPLQQQLQQQQQLQQQQQQQNKLAAGGIESHARQGLVTAMGGPQQPGTLALARGPSVMTSLVPYGHSSSSALTSSLFAGSTGGIMSGGCGGGGGGGSSCLAGISSGATTGVVNPYTDRYADHHLHQLHHHPPHIHQPHLHHQQQLQLQQQQQQQQHHHHQQQQMRQHLKQIEPAAQGALALHAHTFNKHDMNFKRQVSFFINNVRIEKNDAV from the exons ATGTCGGCC AGTTACAATCTACCTTCCACCGAATCACCGCATACATCACACCAAGAAAGAACCGTAGCAGTAACgataccaaatgaaaaaaaaaaaaaaatacaaaaaaaaaaaagaatccaaACAAATCCTCGCACGCCCGCTAGAGAGACACGAGACGGGCGAAAGGTGGACGAGTGTAACCTTGCCCCTATTGCTTGTGTTGTAAAGGAGCTCAAAGCGACGAACGAGAGCCTGAAGAGTCTTCAGACGCAGTTGGAGCTGGCGTACGCGTCGACCGCGTGCTCGGGTGCAGCCGTGGCCGGTGGAGTTGCTGTTCTCGGGCTAGGTAGCGTATCAGGTACAGGCGGTACCGTCCTCGGAGGTAGCGTGGCGGTTCCAGGCGGCGTGCCCGGTAGCACCACCCTGACGGCCATCATGGAGACGAAAGACGCGCGCATACAGACCTTGGAGAATGAGGTGGAATTGCTCGAGACGGAATTGCAGCGCATCAAGGAGTGCGGTGGTAAATTGAGGGAGCAGCTGCTTAAAGCTACCGCCGTGCCCAGCGGCGGTGCTGGTGTACAGCAGCAATTGCAACAGACTCCGACGCAACAGCAACTGCCGCTGCAGCAGCAGctgcaacagcaacagcaactgcaacagcagcaacagcaacagaaTAAGTTAGCCGCGGGAGGTATAGAGTCGCATGCGCGGCAGGGATTGGTAACGGCTATGGGTGGTCCGCAGCAGCCCGGCACGTTGGCCTTGGCCAGGGGACCGTCCGTGATGACCTCGCTGGTACCGTATGGTCACTCGTCGTCCTCGGCATTAACCAGTTCATTGTTTGCCGGTTCGACAGGTGGGATCATGAGCGGCGGATGCGGTGGGGGCGGTGGGGGCGGTTCCTCGTGCCTGGCCGGCATCTCGTCGGGCGCTACCACTGGCGTAGTCAATCCCTATACCGATCGTTACGCCGATCATCATCTCCATCAGCTTCATCATCACCCTCCTCATATTCATCAGCCTCACCTCCATCATCAGCAGCAGCTGCAgctgcaacagcagcagcagcagcagcagcaccaccaccaccagcagCAGCAAATGCGACAGCACTTGAAACAAATTGAGCCCGCGGCGCAGGGCGCGCTGGCGTTGCACGCGCACACCTTCAACAAGCACGACATGAACTTCAAACGGCAAGTAAGTTTCTTCATCAACAACGTGCGCATCGAAAAGAACGACGCCGTCTAG
- the LOC143376463 gene encoding beta-hexosaminidase subunit beta: MTIRWHRIGLPFPLISTAENRSSDANMRTTLLRSLPFLLAVIVCQSNSLNPDDGPWVQATYGEPWPLPNLRRLSNAFYFLRASTFQFNVVGETCDIVAEAVERYKAIILTEARIARIFSQGHAKSSPGRDNGTAKGTLSALSIHLGEPCEKDGNHWPHLRMKESYTLSINETSPVANLVAESVWGVLRGLETFSQLLFPAGDGSNLKVRCQTIVDRPKLPHRGLLLDTSRHYLPISDILLTLDAMSYNKMNVLHWHIVDDNSFPYQSSSYPELSAKGAFHPSMIYTLNDIQKIVDYARLRGIRVMPEFDTPGHTRSWGLAYPDLLTTCYDAKGKPNGKLGPMNPTNTNLYDFLRNLFSEIVQVFPEQYVHLGGDEVPFDCWRSNPEINTYMIARNMSKNYALLEGDYIAKLLRITDSLQASSIVWQEVFDNGVPMPSSTVVHVWTGLWAKELENATKAGHPVLLSACWYLDHIAGGGDWKKFYKCDPLAFGGAANVTSLMLGGEACMWGEFVDRNNVHPRIWPRASAAAERLWSNTKQDENKVAQRLEEHACRMNRRGIPAQPPNGPGFCVI; the protein is encoded by the exons ATGACCATTCGCTGGCATCGCATCGGTCTTCCCTTCCCACTTATTTCGACCGCTGAAAACCGCTCGTCCGACGCCAACATGCGGACGACGCTGCTGCGATCCCTGCCATTTCTGCTGGCCGTGATCGTCTGCCAAAGCAACTCGTTGAACCCGGACGACGGCCCCTGGGTCCAAGCGACGTACGGCGAACCTTGGCCGCTGCCGAACCTCCGACGCCTAAGCAACGCGTTTTATTTCCTAAGAGCGTCTACCTTTCAGTTCAAC GTAGTGGGCGAGACTTGCGACATAGTGGCCGAGGCGGTTGAGAGGTATAAAGCGATCATTCTGACGGAGGCGCGGATAGCACGGATCTTCTCGCAAGGGCACGCGAAATCTTCGCCGGGGCGAGACAATGGCACCGCGAAAGGTACCCTCAGCGCTTTGTCCATTCACCTCGGGGAACCTTGCGAAAAGGACGGCAACCACTGGCCCCATTTGCGAATGAAAGAGTCAT ATACTCTGAGCATTAATGAGACTTCTCCTGTCGCCAATCTTGTCGCTGAATCGGTCTGGGGAGTCCTTCGGGGTCTCGAAACGTTTTCACAGCTCTTGTTCCCGGCTGGCGACGGCTCCAAT CTGAAGGTAAGATGTCAGACGATCGTGGATCGACCGAAGCTACCCCACCGCGGCCTCCTCTTGGACACGTCGCGGCATTACCTGCCCATCTCCGACATACTGCTGACTCTGGACGCAATGTCCTATAACAAAATGAACGTTCTCCACTGGCACATCGTGGACGACAACAGCTTCCCGTATCAGAGCTCCAGCTATCCTGAATTGTCCGCAAAGGGGGCTTTCCACCCTTCGATGATCTACACTCTAAACGACATCCAAAAGATCGTTGACTACGCCAGGTTGAGAGGGATCCGAGTGATGCCAGAGTTCGACACCCCCGGGCATACCAGGTCCTGGGGTTTGGCTTACCCCGATCTCTTGACCACTTGCTACG ACGCGAAAGGGAAACCGAACGGCAAATTGGGCCCGATGAATCCAACCAACACGAATCTCTACGACTTCCTGCGGAATCTATTCTCCGAGATCGTTCAGGTATTTCCAGAGCAATACGTCCATCTGGGTGGCGACGAGGTGCCGTTCGACTGCTGGAGAAGCAATCCGGAAATCAACACGTACATGATTGCGCGTAATATGTCCAAGAATTACGCCCTCCTGGAGGGAGACTACATAGCTAAGCTTCTTCGGATCACCGATTCTCTGCAGGCAAGCAGCATCGTCTGGCAGGAG GTATTTGACAATGGAGTGCCCATGCCAAGCAGCACGGTGGTTCACGTGTGGACGGGTCTGTGGGCGAAAGAGCTGGAAAACGCGACGAAGGCAGGACATCCGGTGCTGTTGTCCGCCTGCTGGTATCTAGATCACATCGCTGGCGGCGGTGATTGgaaaaagttttacaaatgCGACCCGCTCGCGTTCGGCGGCGCAGCGAACGTAACGAGCTTGATGCTCGGCGGCGAGGCCTGTATGTGGGGAGAGTTCGTCGACAG GAACAACGTGCATCCCAGGATATGGCCACGGGCTAGCGCCGCCGCGGAACGTCTATGGAGCAACACCAAGCAAGACGAGAACAAGGTTGCTCAACGGCTCGAGGAGCACGCCTGTCGCATGAACAGGCGAGGGATTCCGGCCCAGCCGCCCAACGGGCCTGGCTTTTGCGTCATCTGA